In Mustela lutreola isolate mMusLut2 chromosome 1, mMusLut2.pri, whole genome shotgun sequence, one genomic interval encodes:
- the MS4A14 gene encoding membrane-spanning 4-domains subfamily A member 14 encodes MESSSEVKRSTHVITVQPNDKVLTAFPYRPHASLLDFLKGEPKVLGAIQILLALIILGVGTIFAFNYISFSQKFPLVFLTGYPFWGALVYVVTGCLITGAHEKGKCQRQGIMVMNVISCLAAVAGITLTIISYRYQHKYCQTPSLEGICVIGRVLFNGILSVLLIISIVELSIAVTIASFRSKCWTNSDEIVFFLPSDITQDSETSAPEENATIQFELQEQSSTDIATTNKQPVFIGGYAFFKLRISRNPLVFRHSRRGGSNIYYTSSVSMLDEQHKNNPPPSQLQEEQTKLKVLPLTEEKKPTKNIPYTEQLKDEDLKSAVTQPPKKQTQLLQSSASPIQVFPSHSKKLQALPPKDLLPQALPVQAPKPYVTQPHGLTSEDMPYQDIPYQDVQSLDLPSQKAAYQDISYRNPPYQDTPSKNMAPQDMLSPYAPAQGITNQDLISQVPALPAQVVLFEAPTFHAVQSSNIQRLDQQSLQQQNQQFMQVAYQDMQSEVKLLTQEWKSKEEFHSRKSSKWQALDWQNKNSQPPKSQNLEQQDKALQYAKQKSPDLQIQGQESPKRKSLDDHIKGWLSPKRQSTDKQIQVKQDKQYPDQQSEGQLVLWEQPQKQLSPYGQEEDQQDKEKQSLKKQYKERQERALQVYKGQSLVKHMQQAEDLQVKEQLHQDGQFQIQEYQGRQFLDQRSQDWSSRVQGWRSKDWKVQEAQLEMPRSLKWESQIRQTQDLVEEGSLKQTALQQEVQAVHAITRQQLQSIPFQDSQDQDKNQQDRKSTDTQKEDMQIDTMQTRDNKPTSMKLESQNLYNLQWEDKKPDFKCSSSRQSSVQDTQFTSASDINSEQDVQKDISICSASYQEDIPLISTSCYTKDQQQSEDSD; translated from the exons ATGGAGTCATCATCCGAGGTCAAAAGATCGACCCATGTCATCACTGTACAACCAAATGATAAAGTACTAACTGCATTTCCCTACAGACCTCATGCCTCACTGTTGGATTTTCTGAAGGGAGAACCAAAAGTCTTAGGG GCTATCCAGATCCTCCTGGCACTGATCATTTTGGGCGTCGGAACTATATTTGCATTTAATTACATCAGTTTCTCCCAGAAATTCCCCCTCGTTTTCCTCACAGGATATCCGTTCTGGGGAGCACTTGTT TATGTTGTTACAGGATGCCTTATCACAGGAGCACATGAAAAGGGAAAATGCCAG AGACAAGGTATCATGGTCATGAATGTCATCAGTTGCTTGGCTGCAGTGGCTGGGATTACTCTAACCATTATCAGCTACAGATATCAACACAAGTATTGTCAGACGCCTTCCCTCGAGGGAATATGTGTCATAGGTAGAGTTCTTTTCAAT GGAATCTTGTCGGTCTTACTGATCATCAGCATAGTGGAGCTCAGCATCGCGGTGACTATCGCCTCCTTCAGAAGCAAGTGCTGGACAAACTCTGATGAG ATTGTATTTTTCTTGCCTTCGGATATTACTCAAGATAGTGAAACATCTGCCCCTGAAGAAAATGCTACAATACAATTTGAGCTTCAAGAACAGTCTTCTACTGATATAGCAACAACAAACAAGCAACCTGTTTTCATTGGAGGCTATGCTTTCTTCAAGTTAAGAATCTCAAGAAATCCTTTAGTCTTTCGACATTCAAGGAGGGGAGGCAGCAATATTTACTATACATCTTCTGTATCTATGCTAGACGAACAACATAAAAATAACCCTCCACCTTCACAACTTcaagaagaacaaactaaactGAAAGTTTTGCCTCTCACAGAGGAGAAGAAGCCCACCAAAAATATTCCATACACTGAACAACTGAAAGATGAAGACCTAAAATCTGCTGTCACACAACCCCCCAAAAAGCAAACCCAATTGCTGCAGTCCTCAGCTTCACCAATCCAAGTTTTTCCATCCCACTCTAAAAAACTCCAGGCGTTACCACCCAAAGACTTGCTACCCCAAGCTCTGCCAGTACAAGCCCCAAAACCCTATGTCACACAGCCTCATGGCCTGACATCGGAAGACATGCCATACCAAGACATACCATACCAAGATGTACAATCCCTAGACCTCCCATCTCAGAAGGCAGCATACCAAGACATATCATACCGGAATCCACCATACCAAGATACACCATCTAAAAACATGGCACCCCAAGACATGCTATCCCCATATGCACCAGCCCAAGGCATAACTAACCAAGATCTGATTTCCCAAGTACCAGCTCTGCCAGCACAAGTCGTGCTATTTGAAGCTCCAACATTCCATGCTGTACAGTCCTCTAATATTCAACGCTTAGATCAGCAGTCCCTTCAACAACAAAATCAGCAATTTATGCAGGTAGCATATCAAGACATGCAATCAGAAGTCAAGTTATTGACCCAAGAATGGAAATCCAAGGAGGAATTCCACAGCAGGAAATCCTCAAAGTGGCAAGCCTTAGACTGGCAAAACAAAAATTCACAACCTCCAAAGTCACAGAATTTAGAGCAGCAAGACAAAGCCTTGCAATATGCAAAACAGAAATCCCCAGACCTACAAATTCAAGGCCAAGAATCCCCAAAAAGGAAATCCCTAGATGATCACATCAAGGGCTGGTTATCCCCAAAGAGGCAGTCCACAGATAAGCAAATCCAAGTTAAGCAAGACAAACAATACCCAGATCAGCAATCTGAAGGCCAGCTGGTCCTATGGGAACAACCCCAAAAGCAACTATCCCCATATGGACAAGAAGAAGATCAACAGGACAAAGAGAAGCAATCCCtgaaaaaacaatacaaagaaagacaagaaagagctCTACAGGTTTATAAGGGACAATCCCTTGTGAAACATATGCAGCAAGCTGAAGACCTGCAAGTCAAAGAGCAGCTACATCAAGATGGACAATTCCAAATCCAGGAATACCAAGGCCGGCAATTTTTAGACCAAAGGTCCCAAGATTGGAGTTCAAGAGTTCAAGGCTGGAGAAGCAAAGATTGGAAAGTGCAGGAAGCGCAATTAGAAATGCCACGTTCCCTAAAGTGGGAATCTCAAATTCGGCAAACTCAAGATCTAGTAGAGGAAGGATCCCTAAAGCAGACCGCTCTACAACAAGAAGTCCAAGCTGTGCATGCCATAACTCGACAACAATTACAAAGCATTCCGTTTCAAGACAGTCAGGATCAAGATAAGAACCAACAAGACCGTAAATCCACAGATACCCaaaaagaagatatgcagatagATACCATGCAAACAAGAGACAACAAACCAACAAGCATGAAGCTTGAGAGCCAAAACCTATACAACCTGCAGTGGGAAGACAAAAAGCCAGATTTTAAGTGTAGTTCCTCCCGCCAAAGCTCAGTGCAAGACACACAGTTCACTTCTGCATCTGATATAAATTCAGAACAAGATGTGCAGAAAGACATTTCAATTTGCTCAGCTTCATACCAAGAAGATATTCCTTTAATTTCCACCTCATGTTACACAAAAGACCAACAGCAATCTGAAGACTCTGACTAA